From the Anaerobaca lacustris genome, one window contains:
- a CDS encoding CHASE2 domain-containing protein yields MPKLRGKCVRALLIGLSTAAAALLVWQLGALESWEAPTWAWRARFFSARETLSPEIKLILLDQTSLDWAQRENGWGWPWPREVYGAISAFCERGGARALALDLLFTEPSVYGVSDDEAMGEALKSGPPAVLALMPGGSVETWPESMPRPDRTTTVAAAIEPNHLLFPVPEVAAGAMAFGHVAGLPDADGVFRRISPFCRFDGIEIPALGLATYLATEPSEVTADVRRLQIGDSIVPLDERGDAILRFRGRDGLPEAVSAAAVIQSELRLRDEEPPVLSPDTFKDCYVFVGCSAPALLDLRPTPVNPKCPGVILHATFVDNLITKSFIAKAGGPAVALGVLATAVGAALSLTYGGRWWQAGPLSVFWLGIPMLIGFAAYARGWWWPVAVHETAAGLALVGALAMNYWAEGRQKAFIKQAFRHYLSGEVIEKIIRDPKHLQLGGEKREMTIMFTDLAGFSTFSEKLGPVELTTLLNDYLSEMTDIIMEEGGTLDKYEGDAIIAFWNAPLAQSDHAVRACRAALRCQRRLAELRDGFQQRTGAVLRMRVGLNTGDVVVGNMGSRKRFNYTILGDAANLAARLEGANKAFGTETMVSDGTWRQAGSEFRGRKLADLRVVGRKTAVEVYELTGFAADPAPAGWETFAAGLALFRKGDFAGAKAVFERLPDDPAARSYAQRCAHLAAHPPTSWDGVWGLTEK; encoded by the coding sequence ATGCCCAAGCTTCGCGGCAAATGTGTGCGTGCACTGCTGATCGGCCTGTCCACTGCGGCAGCGGCGCTGCTCGTGTGGCAACTCGGCGCCCTGGAATCCTGGGAAGCCCCGACGTGGGCGTGGCGCGCCCGCTTCTTTTCGGCGCGAGAAACCCTTTCGCCCGAGATCAAGTTGATCCTGCTGGACCAGACCAGCCTCGACTGGGCCCAGCGCGAGAATGGGTGGGGCTGGCCCTGGCCGCGCGAGGTGTACGGCGCGATCTCGGCGTTCTGTGAGCGCGGCGGAGCACGGGCGCTGGCCTTGGATCTGTTGTTCACTGAGCCGTCGGTCTACGGCGTCTCCGATGACGAGGCGATGGGCGAGGCCCTGAAGTCCGGTCCGCCGGCGGTCCTGGCGCTGATGCCGGGCGGAAGCGTGGAGACATGGCCCGAATCCATGCCGCGTCCGGATCGTACGACGACCGTGGCGGCGGCGATCGAGCCCAATCATCTTCTGTTTCCGGTTCCGGAAGTGGCGGCGGGCGCTATGGCCTTCGGACACGTCGCGGGCCTGCCGGACGCCGATGGCGTGTTCCGGCGGATCTCGCCGTTCTGTCGCTTCGATGGCATCGAGATCCCCGCGCTGGGGCTGGCAACATATTTGGCCACAGAGCCAAGCGAAGTCACAGCCGATGTACGACGGCTCCAGATCGGCGACAGCATCGTTCCTCTCGACGAACGCGGCGATGCGATCCTGCGATTCCGAGGCCGCGATGGTTTGCCCGAAGCGGTCTCTGCCGCGGCAGTCATTCAATCGGAGTTGCGTCTGCGCGATGAAGAACCCCCCGTGCTGTCGCCCGATACCTTCAAAGACTGCTATGTCTTCGTGGGGTGCAGCGCGCCGGCGCTGCTCGATTTGCGACCGACCCCGGTCAATCCCAAGTGTCCCGGGGTCATATTGCACGCCACCTTCGTCGATAACCTCATCACTAAGTCTTTCATCGCCAAAGCAGGTGGGCCCGCTGTCGCGCTGGGCGTGCTGGCGACGGCCGTCGGAGCCGCGCTGTCGCTGACCTATGGCGGCCGCTGGTGGCAGGCGGGCCCGCTTTCCGTCTTCTGGCTTGGCATACCGATGCTGATCGGTTTCGCCGCCTACGCCCGAGGATGGTGGTGGCCGGTCGCCGTGCATGAAACAGCAGCGGGCCTGGCGCTCGTCGGTGCCCTGGCCATGAACTACTGGGCTGAGGGACGCCAGAAGGCGTTTATCAAGCAGGCCTTCAGGCATTATCTCAGCGGCGAGGTAATCGAGAAGATCATCCGCGACCCCAAACATCTCCAACTCGGTGGTGAAAAACGCGAGATGACGATCATGTTCACCGACCTGGCCGGCTTCTCCACCTTCTCCGAGAAGCTGGGGCCGGTCGAGCTGACGACACTGCTGAACGACTATCTCAGCGAGATGACGGACATCATCATGGAAGAAGGGGGTACGCTCGATAAGTACGAGGGCGACGCCATCATCGCCTTCTGGAACGCGCCGCTGGCGCAGTCGGACCACGCGGTCCGCGCCTGCCGCGCGGCACTGCGCTGCCAGCGCCGACTGGCGGAACTTCGGGACGGTTTCCAGCAGCGGACGGGGGCCGTGCTGCGGATGAGGGTGGGCCTGAACACGGGTGACGTCGTCGTCGGCAACATGGGCTCCCGTAAGCGGTTCAACTACACGATCCTCGGCGATGCTGCGAACCTCGCCGCCCGCCTGGAGGGGGCCAACAAGGCCTTTGGCACAGAGACCATGGTCTCCGACGGCACGTGGCGGCAGGCGGGCTCTGAATTCCGGGGCCGCAAGCTGGCGGACCTCCGCGTGGTGGGCCGCAAGACCGCAGTGGAGGTATACGAACTGACCGGCTTTGCCGCCGATCCTGCGCCGGCCGGTTGGGAGACGTTCGCCGCCGGGCTGGCGCTCTTTCGCAAGGGCGACTTCGCAGGGGCCAAGGCCGTCTTCGAGCGATTGCCCGACGACCCTGCTGCGAGGAGCTACGCTCAACGATGCGCGCACCTGGCGGCCCATCCTCCGACCTCATGGGACGGTGTCTGGGGACTGACGGAGAAATGA
- a CDS encoding M48 family metallopeptidase produces MNARHWLALSIGMGLLTALWFCGCEGVGEVGAELGRATGVLTEDQAESVKRGATAVEKSWQDLTPEQEYYIGRAVAARVFETYQPLDRPEANAYLNLLGQSLAVFSERPETFGGYRFLLLDSDEVNAFAAPGGLILVTRGMLRCCENEDELAAVLAHEICHVQAKHGLRAIKQSRLTEAFTIVAAESAKQLGSEELASLTREFESSVGDVVMTLTTSGYSRTQERDADAAAVRLLKRAGYPEAAILTMLKRMDERLATARGLGFAKTHPSASSRADALKPAIPTAQAAPDAVRQQRFATAMQPVLGGR; encoded by the coding sequence ATGAACGCAAGGCACTGGCTGGCATTGAGCATCGGGATGGGCCTGTTGACCGCATTGTGGTTCTGCGGCTGCGAGGGCGTGGGCGAGGTGGGCGCCGAACTGGGACGGGCCACGGGCGTGCTGACCGAGGACCAGGCCGAATCGGTCAAACGCGGCGCGACGGCCGTCGAGAAGAGCTGGCAGGATCTGACCCCCGAACAGGAGTATTACATCGGCCGCGCCGTGGCGGCGCGCGTGTTCGAGACGTATCAGCCACTGGATCGGCCGGAGGCGAACGCCTATCTGAACCTGCTCGGCCAGTCGCTGGCCGTCTTCTCCGAGCGGCCCGAAACGTTTGGCGGCTACCGCTTCCTTCTGCTTGATTCCGACGAAGTCAACGCATTTGCCGCGCCGGGTGGATTGATCCTCGTGACGCGCGGTATGCTGCGTTGCTGCGAGAATGAGGACGAGTTGGCGGCCGTGCTGGCCCATGAGATTTGTCACGTCCAGGCAAAACACGGGCTCCGCGCGATCAAGCAGAGCCGCCTGACCGAAGCGTTCACGATCGTTGCGGCCGAATCGGCCAAGCAGTTGGGCAGCGAAGAGCTGGCCTCGCTGACGCGCGAGTTCGAGTCATCGGTGGGCGACGTGGTGATGACGCTGACGACGAGCGGCTACTCGCGAACGCAGGAGCGCGATGCGGACGCCGCGGCGGTGCGCCTGCTCAAACGCGCCGGCTACCCCGAAGCGGCCATCCTTACGATGCTCAAACGCATGGACGAGCGACTTGCCACGGCGCGCGGTCTGGGCTTCGCCAAAACGCACCCCTCGGCTTCGAGCCGGGCTGACGCGTTGAAGCCCGCAATCCCAACCGCGCAGGCCGCCCCTGATGCCGTCCGGCAACAGCGTTTCGCCACCGCGATGCAGCCGGTGCTGGGCGGCAGGTAG
- a CDS encoding SH3 domain-containing protein: protein MKTKILAVLVAITVPICVGIAFAAPMSVQVRNARVRATPSQLGKTVAAVDYGEVVETGAVQNGWYPVTMPDGAKGWLHESALSKKPVAMRAGTSDVDTGVSSDEVALAGKGFNEQVEAKLRAEGTLDYTWVDRMAALEVGAEQIVEFRRQGNLPGGAL from the coding sequence ATGAAGACGAAGATTCTTGCGGTGCTGGTCGCGATTACCGTCCCGATATGCGTCGGGATCGCATTCGCCGCGCCGATGAGTGTCCAGGTGCGTAACGCCCGGGTGCGTGCCACACCCTCGCAACTGGGCAAGACCGTGGCCGCAGTGGATTACGGCGAGGTCGTCGAAACCGGGGCGGTGCAAAACGGCTGGTATCCTGTCACCATGCCCGACGGCGCGAAAGGCTGGCTGCACGAGTCGGCCCTCTCGAAGAAGCCGGTTGCCATGCGGGCCGGGACATCCGACGTGGACACCGGCGTCTCGTCCGACGAGGTCGCCCTGGCCGGCAAGGGATTCAACGAGCAGGTCGAGGCCAAGCTCCGAGCCGAAGGGACACTGGACTACACGTGGGTGGATCGCATGGCGGCGCTCGAGGTCGGTGCCGAGCAGATCGTGGAATTCCGCAGGCAGGGCAATCTGCCGGGAGGTGCCCTATGA
- a CDS encoding DUF3592 domain-containing protein — protein MKKSNRTRLVLVGVGILLLLLGLRGVALGVIGETTQAAVTEVQQTVSQQDDPMDHNYQISYRFRVDGKDYTGSFTRKKVYNTGTLPSVGSPVSIRYLAAAPAVNGGPDAGPVGGLVLGALGLFLLFLGVKPAKAAPAPVPEESPSTDSPE, from the coding sequence ATGAAGAAGTCGAATCGTACTCGGCTGGTTCTTGTGGGCGTGGGAATCCTGTTGCTCCTTCTCGGACTTCGTGGCGTAGCCTTGGGGGTGATCGGCGAAACGACCCAGGCGGCCGTCACCGAGGTCCAGCAGACGGTCAGCCAGCAGGATGATCCCATGGACCACAACTATCAGATCTCTTATCGGTTCCGCGTCGACGGCAAGGACTACACCGGCAGCTTCACCCGCAAGAAAGTCTATAACACGGGGACCCTGCCTTCGGTAGGGTCCCCGGTTTCCATTCGTTATCTTGCCGCTGCCCCCGCCGTCAATGGAGGCCCGGACGCAGGGCCGGTCGGCGGTCTGGTCCTTGGGGCGCTGGGGCTGTTCCTGCTGTTTCTCGGTGTCAAGCCGGCCAAGGCCGCCCCGGCGCCCGTACCGGAGGAGAGTCCCTCCACGGACTCTCCAGAATGA
- a CDS encoding alpha-L-fucosidase produces the protein MKKTILLAWGICLFGSVVFGRDYYVATNGNDTNPGTIDKPFATLEKARDAVRQDTSDGVTVVIRGGDYFRAESFALTEKDSGRLGKPVVYRAYPGETVRLIGGRRLAAGDFSKVSSADAVWDRLDPSARGRCVRISGLKATPQMPLQMELSFGGKLMQLARWPNEGFVRTTSAADDITFGYDDPRPKRWLAASDAHAVGYWRHGWSNQIVKIAKIDTTAKTITAEKVPPYGMQAKKPYYVVNLIEEIDQPGEWYFDRAAGSLYLWPPEDLDKGDVLISTLEAPIIAMKNASHVRIEGLTIEMGVRNGIEVSGGSDVRIERCTVRNMRGNGIEISGTNHGVVHCTIHGIGQTGVAVSGGDRAKLTPGNNFVRHCTIHDFGRWQRTYAPAIRLNGVGNVAANNKLYDAPHSAILFGGNEHRMERNEIYGVCYEVDDAGSIYAGRDWGLQGNVIENNFFHHIESHLTGSNGVHAVYLDDCASGVTVVGNVFYKISGRAIMCGGGRDNTIDNNVIARCGSAHFTDRRGKVWIDKDNSWKLLDKIKRVNYTQPPWSERYPRLARILDNGYEQAKEPEGCIIARNIGWQNTRWLEKNCLGACGGFDFYSFQDNIEDQDPRFVDEANLNLALRDDSPAYSIPGFKRIPFEKIGPQQSDNKLGGYAINPVWMAEAMNVFNAPKPKLELPTKHPDAQWFPEASFGLFLHWGIHSVDGIDPSWSMMKGCPWHGSSDPYKKYNQDQTQYYGLAEKFNPTQYDPDKWMAAARKAGFTYAVLTTKHHDGYALWPTDFGDFSTKQYMGGRDLLKPYVDACRKHGLKVGFYFSPRDWHYPGYPQAMEYRAKFPLPPADENFENFKAFYAYTLGQIHELLTRYGRIDVLWFDGMGWSGVSDMRAEQTLAWVRSIQPGIAINPRWSGFGDFATTECTPGKPENWKPGHWWEACDIWPSGHWGYVPSERFKPLSWVFTRLANCRAWGGNFLCNVGPRPDGTMPDVFYDYCDDLSQWMAHSRDSVIGAGPAPGEDRGNVPITTRGDTWYLHVLPAHQGPVVLSKVSEPKAVVLMRTGRTLPYERRGDGLTIAIPADLRTDLDDVVAVRWFD, from the coding sequence ATGAAGAAGACCATACTGCTTGCCTGGGGCATCTGTCTGTTCGGTTCCGTTGTGTTCGGACGGGACTACTACGTAGCGACCAACGGCAACGACACCAACCCCGGAACGATCGACAAACCCTTCGCCACGCTGGAGAAGGCCCGTGATGCCGTCCGACAGGACACATCCGACGGCGTCACCGTCGTGATTCGAGGCGGCGACTACTTCCGCGCGGAGTCGTTCGCGCTGACGGAGAAGGACTCGGGTCGGCTCGGAAAGCCTGTCGTCTACCGCGCCTATCCGGGCGAGACCGTTCGTTTGATCGGCGGCCGCCGGCTTGCGGCCGGGGACTTCTCAAAGGTCTCATCGGCAGATGCCGTCTGGGACCGGCTCGATCCGAGCGCCCGGGGCCGGTGCGTTCGAATCTCCGGGTTGAAGGCCACCCCGCAGATGCCGCTGCAGATGGAGCTGAGCTTCGGCGGCAAGCTGATGCAACTGGCCCGCTGGCCCAACGAAGGGTTCGTTCGCACGACGTCGGCCGCCGACGACATCACGTTCGGCTACGACGACCCGCGTCCCAAACGCTGGCTCGCTGCGTCCGACGCGCACGCCGTCGGCTACTGGCGTCACGGGTGGTCCAACCAGATCGTGAAGATTGCGAAGATCGACACGACGGCCAAGACGATCACCGCCGAGAAGGTCCCGCCGTATGGGATGCAGGCGAAGAAGCCGTACTACGTCGTCAACCTCATTGAGGAGATCGACCAGCCGGGCGAGTGGTATTTCGACCGGGCCGCCGGAAGTCTCTATTTGTGGCCGCCGGAGGATCTCGACAAGGGCGATGTTCTGATCTCCACGCTGGAGGCGCCGATCATCGCGATGAAGAACGCCTCACACGTTCGGATCGAAGGGCTGACGATCGAGATGGGCGTCCGGAATGGCATCGAGGTCTCCGGCGGCAGTGACGTTCGGATCGAGCGTTGCACCGTCCGCAACATGCGGGGCAACGGCATCGAGATCTCCGGTACGAACCACGGCGTAGTGCATTGTACGATCCACGGCATCGGGCAGACGGGGGTCGCCGTATCCGGCGGGGATCGTGCGAAGCTCACGCCGGGCAACAACTTCGTGCGCCACTGTACGATTCATGATTTCGGCCGGTGGCAGCGGACCTATGCCCCCGCGATTCGTCTCAACGGTGTGGGCAATGTCGCGGCCAACAACAAGCTCTACGACGCTCCGCACTCGGCGATTCTCTTCGGCGGCAACGAGCATCGAATGGAGCGCAACGAGATCTACGGCGTCTGCTACGAGGTGGACGACGCCGGCTCGATCTACGCCGGACGCGACTGGGGCCTGCAAGGCAATGTGATCGAGAACAACTTCTTCCACCACATCGAAAGCCACCTGACCGGCAGCAACGGCGTTCACGCGGTCTATCTCGACGACTGCGCCAGCGGCGTCACCGTCGTCGGCAACGTCTTCTACAAGATCAGCGGACGGGCCATCATGTGCGGCGGCGGACGCGACAACACCATCGACAACAACGTTATCGCCAGGTGCGGCTCGGCCCACTTCACCGACCGGCGCGGCAAGGTCTGGATCGACAAGGACAATAGTTGGAAGCTGCTCGACAAGATCAAGCGGGTCAACTACACGCAGCCGCCGTGGAGCGAGCGCTATCCGCGACTGGCCCGCATCCTCGACAACGGATATGAGCAGGCCAAGGAGCCCGAAGGCTGCATCATCGCTCGCAACATCGGCTGGCAGAACACGCGCTGGCTGGAGAAGAACTGCCTCGGGGCCTGCGGCGGGTTCGATTTCTACAGCTTCCAGGACAACATCGAGGACCAGGACCCGAGATTCGTCGACGAGGCAAACCTGAATCTCGCGCTGCGCGACGATTCACCGGCGTACTCGATTCCGGGCTTCAAGCGGATTCCGTTCGAGAAGATCGGCCCACAGCAGAGCGACAACAAGCTGGGCGGCTATGCCATCAACCCGGTGTGGATGGCTGAGGCGATGAACGTCTTCAATGCGCCCAAGCCAAAGCTCGAATTGCCCACGAAGCATCCCGACGCCCAGTGGTTTCCCGAGGCGAGCTTCGGCTTGTTCCTGCACTGGGGCATCCATAGCGTCGACGGAATTGACCCCTCATGGTCGATGATGAAAGGCTGTCCCTGGCATGGCAGTTCCGATCCCTACAAGAAGTACAACCAGGACCAGACGCAATATTATGGCCTGGCGGAGAAATTCAACCCGACCCAGTACGATCCCGACAAGTGGATGGCGGCGGCGAGGAAAGCGGGCTTCACCTACGCCGTGCTGACGACGAAACACCACGACGGCTACGCGCTGTGGCCGACCGACTTCGGCGACTTCAGCACGAAGCAGTACATGGGAGGTCGCGATCTGCTCAAGCCCTATGTCGACGCCTGTCGCAAGCACGGCCTGAAGGTCGGTTTCTACTTCTCGCCTCGCGACTGGCATTATCCCGGCTATCCGCAGGCGATGGAGTACCGGGCGAAGTTTCCGCTGCCGCCGGCTGACGAGAACTTCGAGAATTTCAAGGCGTTCTACGCCTACACGCTCGGCCAGATTCACGAGCTGCTGACCCGCTACGGCAGGATCGACGTGCTCTGGTTCGACGGGATGGGCTGGAGCGGCGTTTCCGACATGCGCGCCGAGCAGACGCTGGCCTGGGTCCGGTCGATCCAGCCGGGCATCGCGATCAATCCGCGATGGAGCGGCTTCGGCGACTTCGCCACTACCGAGTGCACGCCTGGCAAGCCTGAGAACTGGAAACCCGGCCACTGGTGGGAGGCCTGCGACATCTGGCCCAGCGGCCACTGGGGCTACGTCCCAAGCGAGCGGTTCAAACCGCTCTCGTGGGTCTTCACGCGCCTCGCCAATTGCCGCGCGTGGGGCGGCAACTTCCTCTGCAACGTCGGGCCGCGCCCCGATGGGACGATGCCCGATGTGTTCTACGATTACTGCGACGATCTGTCGCAGTGGATGGCCCACAGCCGCGATTCGGTCATCGGCGCCGGGCCCGCCCCCGGCGAAGACCGCGGCAACGTCCCGATCACCACACGCGGCGATACCTGGTATCTGCACGTGCTGCCGGCTCACCAGGGCCCCGTTGTGCTTTCGAAGGTTTCCGAGCCAAAGGCGGTCGTGTTGATGCGCACCGGCCGGACGCTCCCATACGAGCGCCGGGGCGACGGCCTGACCATCGCCATCCCAGCCGATCTGCGCACCGACCTCGACGACGTCGTCGCCGTCCGCTGGTTTGACTGA
- a CDS encoding lipopolysaccharide kinase InaA family protein: MEIVRVMDKVVFAESWEPYFAALGLRTFDDFYDYPETLTVNRNRKRDVLKLALGEGADRKIFFMKRFHDPHLKDILATRSGLGGLTSQAGVEWRNARHLLKNGIGTYEPVCMGERTRWGLEKASFFVTRQLDGVCLLDLVEESWQGLDRGRQEKIIVAVANLARTLHGLDISLPDLQIWHLYLGADGPSGEDRLSVIDLHRMAQGVRSDKRKAKNLARLLWSMLPEYFDEDHRQLLLDSYFINHGGARRQGLLRYIERVEATFNRRHTARRYYRNTQVASP; encoded by the coding sequence TTGGAGATCGTTCGGGTCATGGACAAGGTCGTCTTTGCAGAGTCATGGGAACCGTACTTCGCCGCCCTGGGGCTGAGGACGTTCGACGATTTCTACGACTACCCGGAGACGCTCACCGTCAACAGAAACCGCAAACGAGACGTCCTGAAGCTGGCCCTCGGCGAAGGGGCCGACCGGAAGATCTTCTTCATGAAGCGGTTTCACGACCCTCATCTCAAGGATATCCTGGCCACCCGGAGCGGCCTCGGCGGGCTGACCTCACAGGCGGGCGTCGAGTGGCGAAACGCCCGGCACCTGCTGAAGAACGGCATCGGAACCTACGAGCCCGTCTGCATGGGTGAGCGGACCCGCTGGGGCTTGGAGAAGGCCTCTTTCTTCGTTACCCGGCAGCTCGACGGGGTTTGCCTGCTCGATCTCGTGGAGGAGAGCTGGCAGGGCCTCGACCGCGGCCGCCAGGAGAAGATCATCGTCGCCGTCGCGAATCTGGCCAGGACCCTGCACGGGCTCGACATCTCGCTGCCGGACCTCCAGATCTGGCATCTCTACCTCGGCGCCGACGGCCCCTCCGGCGAAGACCGCCTTAGCGTCATCGATTTGCACCGCATGGCACAGGGGGTTCGCAGCGACAAGAGGAAGGCCAAGAACCTCGCCCGACTCCTCTGGAGCATGCTGCCGGAGTACTTCGACGAAGACCACAGGCAACTGCTCCTGGACAGCTATTTTATCAACCACGGCGGTGCCCGGCGTCAGGGCCTTCTCCGCTATATCGAGCGGGTTGAGGCAACCTTCAACCGCCGCCACACGGCCCGCCGCTACTACCGAAACACTCAGGTGGCGTCTCCCTGA
- a CDS encoding response regulator — MMAERSQLGDVNVLASAANWAWPEAVRSLFRPRGINLMVAEDTSDFVHILGRTRVHTTIVDMDSERANALATIKIIRMDHPLLPCILLTSRVDQDVLGKALQLDVFGVIGKPVNMEVLHQLLNRLFLKKYNSDIFSQ, encoded by the coding sequence ATGATGGCAGAACGATCTCAACTCGGTGATGTCAATGTCCTGGCCAGTGCGGCGAACTGGGCGTGGCCGGAGGCCGTGCGCAGCTTGTTCAGGCCAAGAGGCATCAACCTCATGGTCGCCGAGGACACCAGCGACTTCGTTCACATCCTCGGCCGAACCCGCGTCCACACGACGATCGTCGATATGGACTCGGAGCGGGCCAACGCCCTGGCCACCATCAAGATCATCCGGATGGACCATCCGCTGCTGCCGTGCATTCTGCTGACCAGCCGGGTCGATCAGGATGTGCTCGGCAAGGCGCTCCAGCTCGACGTCTTCGGCGTGATCGGCAAACCGGTGAATATGGAGGTGCTCCACCAACTCCTCAACCGGCTCTTCCTGAAGAAATACAACAGCGACATCTTCTCACAGTGA
- the groES gene encoding co-chaperone GroES encodes MNIRPLADKVLVERVEAESKTAGGIVLPDTAKEKPQRGRVVNVGEGKLLEDGTRREVQLKKGDLVLFTSYAGTEVKVDGKEYLIMDESDIMAVIEK; translated from the coding sequence ATGAACATTCGACCATTGGCGGATAAGGTCCTGGTGGAGCGCGTCGAGGCGGAATCGAAGACGGCCGGCGGGATCGTTCTGCCGGATACGGCCAAGGAGAAGCCCCAAAGAGGCAGAGTGGTCAACGTCGGCGAGGGCAAGCTGCTCGAAGACGGCACCCGCAGAGAGGTCCAGCTCAAGAAGGGCGACCTGGTGTTGTTCACCAGCTACGCCGGCACCGAGGTCAAGGTCGACGGCAAGGAATACCTGATCATGGACGAGTCGGACATCATGGCCGTGATTGAGAAGTAG
- the groL gene encoding chaperonin GroEL (60 kDa chaperone family; promotes refolding of misfolded polypeptides especially under stressful conditions; forms two stacked rings of heptamers to form a barrel-shaped 14mer; ends can be capped by GroES; misfolded proteins enter the barrel where they are refolded when GroES binds) yields MAAKKIAYGTDARGAIREGVRKLAGAVKITLGPCGRNVILEKSFGSPTVTKDGVSVAKEIELEDAYENMGAQMVKEVASKTSSVAGDGTTTATILAESIFEEGLKNITAGANPMQVKRGIELAVETIVDELFKMAAPVESTKQIEQVATCSANQDAEIGKKLAEAMDKVGKDGVITVEEGQSLETTVELVEGMQFDKGYLSPHFVNNVESMSVVLDKPYILVHEKKISSIKSLVPLLEKVAKQGKPLLIIAEDVEGEALATLVVNKLRGVLQVAAVKAPGFGDRRKALLSDIAVLTGAEPIFEDLGLNIENIELQQLGRAKQITIDKDTTTIIEGAGSTEAIKARIEQIKAEIDNSTSDYDIEKLQERLAKLAGGVAQINVGAATEAEMKEKKARVEDALHACRAAAEEGILPGGGVAMLRVLPALAKIKTKGDEGIGVDIVRRAVVAPIKQIAQNAGLDGSIVAQKVMESTEKNFGYNALTKQYGDMIKFGVIVPTKVERTALQNGASIAALLLTTDAVVSEIPEKKKQPAMPPGGDMY; encoded by the coding sequence ATGGCAGCGAAGAAAATCGCATACGGCACCGATGCACGCGGCGCCATTCGTGAGGGCGTCCGAAAGCTCGCCGGCGCCGTCAAGATCACGCTCGGCCCCTGCGGCAGAAACGTGATTCTCGAAAAATCGTTCGGCTCGCCCACCGTCACCAAGGACGGCGTCAGCGTCGCCAAGGAGATCGAGCTGGAAGACGCCTACGAGAACATGGGCGCCCAGATGGTCAAGGAAGTGGCTTCGAAGACCTCGAGCGTGGCCGGCGACGGGACGACGACCGCCACGATTCTGGCCGAGAGCATCTTCGAGGAGGGGCTCAAGAACATCACCGCCGGCGCCAACCCGATGCAGGTCAAGCGCGGGATCGAGCTGGCCGTCGAGACGATCGTCGACGAGCTGTTCAAGATGGCCGCGCCCGTCGAGTCGACCAAGCAGATCGAGCAGGTGGCCACATGCTCGGCCAACCAGGACGCCGAGATCGGCAAGAAGCTCGCCGAGGCAATGGACAAGGTCGGCAAAGACGGCGTCATCACGGTCGAGGAAGGCCAGTCGCTCGAAACGACGGTCGAGCTGGTCGAGGGCATGCAGTTCGACAAGGGCTACCTGAGCCCGCACTTCGTCAACAACGTCGAGAGCATGTCCGTCGTTCTGGACAAGCCCTACATCCTGGTCCACGAGAAGAAGATCAGCTCGATCAAGTCGCTGGTCCCGCTGCTGGAAAAGGTGGCCAAGCAGGGCAAGCCGCTGCTGATCATCGCCGAGGACGTCGAGGGCGAGGCCCTGGCGACGCTGGTGGTCAACAAGCTGCGCGGCGTGCTCCAGGTAGCCGCGGTGAAGGCCCCCGGCTTCGGCGACCGCCGCAAGGCCCTGCTCAGCGACATCGCCGTGCTGACGGGCGCTGAGCCGATCTTCGAGGACCTCGGTCTGAACATCGAGAACATCGAGCTTCAGCAGCTCGGCCGGGCCAAGCAGATCACCATCGACAAGGACACCACCACGATCATCGAAGGCGCCGGCAGCACCGAGGCGATCAAGGCCCGCATCGAGCAGATCAAGGCCGAGATCGACAACTCCACCAGCGACTACGATATCGAGAAGCTCCAGGAACGTCTGGCCAAGCTGGCCGGTGGCGTCGCCCAGATCAACGTCGGCGCTGCGACCGAGGCCGAGATGAAAGAGAAGAAGGCCCGCGTCGAGGACGCGCTGCACGCCTGCCGTGCCGCGGCCGAAGAGGGCATCCTTCCCGGCGGCGGCGTCGCCATGCTGCGGGTCCTGCCGGCCCTGGCCAAGATCAAGACCAAGGGCGACGAGGGCATTGGCGTGGACATCGTCCGCCGCGCCGTGGTCGCTCCGATCAAGCAGATCGCCCAGAACGCCGGGCTCGACGGCTCGATCGTCGCCCAGAAGGTCATGGAGAGCACCGAGAAGAATTTCGGCTACAACGCCCTGACCAAGCAGTACGGCGACATGATCAAGTTTGGGGTGATCGTGCCGACCAAGGTCGAGCGAACCGCCTTGCAGAACGGCGCATCGATCGCGGCCCTGCTGCTGACGACCGATGCCGTCGTCAGTGAGATCCCCGAGAAGAAGAAACAACCCGCCATGCCTCCGGGCGGCGACATGTACTGA